The Seriola aureovittata isolate HTS-2021-v1 ecotype China chromosome 2, ASM2101889v1, whole genome shotgun sequence genome has a segment encoding these proteins:
- the LOC130177638 gene encoding odorant receptor 131-2-like has product MYISPPPSSFFFLQTFYEDPRYILFIHMVINDAIQLTVTITLFILSYIFYKINVSFCCSFILVAVFTTRNTPVNLAGMAIERYIAICEPFRHSQICTVRRTYMVIGLIWFICVAPDITDLFVTLATESLSFFHGSVFCLRQNVFKDPILAYKRQAFDIIYFSCVFLTLIFTYLRIMFAARAISTEKTSAQRARNTILLHGVQLAMCLLSYISPSVELVLHLIFPGRILEIRFANYLIVYILPRFLSPIIYGVRDKKFRKYFKMYLLSNSCRDKLQRVAPQHNK; this is encoded by the coding sequence ATGTACATTTCACCGCCcccctcttcctttttcttcctccagacCTTTTATGAAGACCCTCGTTACATCCTCTTCATCCACATGGTGATAAATGACGCCATCCAGCTGACCGTCACCATCACACTTTTTATCCTCAGCTACATCTTCTACAAGATTAACGTCTCTTTCTGCTGCTCATTTATCCTGGTGGCGGTCTTCACCACCAGAAACACCCCGGTTAACTTAGCAGGCATGGCCATCGAGCGCTACATTGCTATTTGCGAACCTTTCCGCCACTCCCAAATCTGCACTGTGAGAAGAACCTACATGGTCATCGGGCTGATTTGGTTTATATGTGTGGCCCCAGATATCACAGATCTATTTGTGACGCTGGCGACTGAGTCCCTGAGCTTCTTTCACGGGTCGGTGTTCTGCTTGCGTCAGAATGTGTTCAAAGACCCGATCCTTGCATACAAGAGACAAGCCTTTGATATCATCTACTTCTCCTGCGTGTTTCTGACCCTAATCTTCACCTACTTGAGAATCATGTTTGCAGCCAGGGCCATCTCCACAGAGAAGACGTCAGCACAGAGAGCCAGGAACACCATCCTGCTCCATGGTGTCCAGCTGGCCATGTGCCTGCTCTCCTACATCTCCCCCAGTGTGGAGCTGGTTCTACATCTCATCTTCCCAGGACGAATCCTAGAAATCAGATTTGCAAACTACCTGATCGTCTACATCCTGCCCCGCTTTCTGAGCCCAATCATCTACGGTGTTAGAGACAAAAAGTTCAGGAAGTACTTCAAGATGTACCTTCTGAGCAACAGCTGCAGGGACAAACTGCAGAGAGTGGCCCCCCAGCACAACAAATAA